A genomic region of Campylobacter corcagiensis contains the following coding sequences:
- a CDS encoding YadA-like family protein: protein MNKAYRHVYKEGIGWVAIAENSSCVSSSKGSGTVTARSKVEVLKNFFDLRNSIVLNNGFLLKGLFVATFFCGGFVNLNAADTSYVLDKNPNFYLLDKDTGGYYTLDDNGNRINHSGEKITQAKDGKYYLSTNVDSNGNLNGLTWNNNNKIWTKTVVIENNFGDLAGGGNLLDHIDENGIVKVSNEKGFSNYIIPEGTLTIGGHTLTIDELKKLDKYAIENDYYTSSATLDKYKPNYSTFVKGVWYDLTNEHVIKGEDGKYYIKNNDNKQLYLAVRDSPIGERLGFYRAEDIKGYNKENPNDKSTWQTQDINGIKVYYANSDKYRAGEFKKAAGGKGSDFTFEPKTPTSESSYVDADVDRIHLLAPNTTQTTTPMYLGNVKRGIYQNDAVNLDQLRDFLGGKGDVDGINADASKNEIAQGKIVYDDKGNILNINNSGKKNIVDYVDFKASKGASYVSISSTEDGNINSDAAIGENSIAIGPNAKEYTSLNPDKQKNNSNNVALGSGSTIGDSDKEKQDKYTISNSVAIGSGTTVKFEGDAKDIGFDNDDPKNITIGLFDNATALGANSKASHAGATALGGKSVASAKGSVALGLDSVADRGSLNGLDFDSGLKKDALLGLEKNNAGYDNIKATLQNTEGAVSVGGSYYKATYHKEAQFYYIIGDDGETEILSDEFGNPSKFIGGELVKLELDKDGNPTNGSFQDLLGQDLTTGVKPKKSDVTRQITNVAAGSKDSDAVNVAQLKAVQSQGFYTQANLTDATATKVTDNKVHHNLGGIVKVVGDSTETNLENLSGENLSTSIKSDGSINLLMSKAPKFDEVKVGATNPIAIKKDGDNLKFEGTNGGKVNLTNINDISLEGHESLIATLNKIGTGGSTASDIKYFSVNSTEAGNKDNKGATATNSIAIGPNAQAKNENTISIGNSAGKDTEDKLGSSIFIGENAGQNLKGYQNVNMSYPKPGMNSAGAIAIGKNSGRNSLGDRNLFLGASSGAKHTGSQNIFIGDGAKPIGKEFTDNRTESYKPDEMATYGNRNIIIGNQHITSSDLFPKDGGNYIDDTISIGTLSKATGQKGIAIGSTNVNNHHGAQAFGESSIAIGSAFGTNYSGAKSLGDQSVAIGAGSLSNEKSSIAIGAGAEATKNGSIALGANSTASRGQLTSEDKNDVYLYDDEDVANTVRTTAGAVSVGVDNGTTKDRRTDKSKPVYNTKRQITNVAAGSEDSDAVNVAQLKAAAGFMPELLKLLGVTDKKYDEKSGDVWDDNSYNAQKKEKISIDPDGKLTKLTLGEMPTEEEIENGPDDGVKVDYKKSSPFDSIKTAAKPDGDTAPKTLFTTINDAIGAINEGFYTQANLSTSEALAASVKDSKVKHYLGSTIKVGGDYKVPVGKKASDLLSGENLATSIDENGNINLLMAKTPKFNDISISENGDGTGDYVNLTNWLKNIENKAGSGSDIKYFSVKSNEVGNKNNNGASGIDSIAIGPNAKATAQNVVSIGESAGSGVLSNHAGGSVFIGKRAGFGSSIIDPQGAKNWGSVYIGQDAGANAKGDGNLYLGSNTGYKHQGSQNIFLGDAARNLKDDEFFGDEDLYTKGNRNIAIGTQYIHNLDKIEKSKGTINDVITIGTGARANANNGIAIGSGVEYEQINENDIDYIGTAAVAENSIAIGSAVITKKGSNNSVSFGYKSAVEENMADAVALGSYSVANRGALNTPELQKGVFLGGDSVVYRTAQNTKGAISVGFNDGKFGSDNFNRQITNVAAGTKNEDAVNVAQLKAVVHSVASVTGVPEIEDGVLGMREFDFLKNQIGVTSKVPLGSAIDILAGQVFLDKDRLDGFDTNGLFSVSNNGSDKQAIKPNGEVKFAGDDNIALSVVQDGEKGAKVSYSLNSELKNITKIKNGNDEFTFDKGKDTSVVKKSDLNNYVTSGQDKTAKVAVKGKGLSITNDSATEKISPTYTLSLNEDEVKEIAGTKDLDRTIEGINTNLGKKADLDAGNLKDADVTSWKNKLGVSDLDTTINNFKDKGMFKVSTNGSNPVDIKAGDIVDFTAGNSLGDENLVVSHNGAKINYTLNSELKNIKSIGGEGKTITFKQEGVDFGGSSLKNIAPGQGDNDAVTKAQLDNAIRNPQNVVKVDSNSPLAFVLKDEDGNYKQLFRKEDPTDHKMKFFDGKEDTAKAITDGNGNFTADSGMGERKIKEDEIIISTIDPRNGTVAGSTKIQNVKNGTIDTNSLEAINGSQLHALNSKIAEILGGDSKVDKDGNLQNPTYKITNQDGTTKDAATIGDAIKELNSFNNSLATKGLFTVSDKEDSKQAIKPNYDVKFLAGDNLTTKVEANGDKGAKITYSLNKALTGIESITGDKNANGGKGLIVKNDGGKEFTFGDGNKDSDVITKSQLNKVKDGNDENTKEIKKVLGVSDDPTANDSVIIKDGKLAKKDPSNTTKEISPFTGIETVKLDNNGKPTIGSDGKPETTTTSNEPKTYLEAVNDLAAAINKGFYTEGNLTATGATDTRVNHKLGSTIKIGGTSNEELANLSGENLATSINKDGSINLLMAKTPRFDGITIGGEEGKPETGIKITQGKDGQDGEDGNTLKFTGKDQNKGVTLKGIDGINGKDGKDLLASSSDDIRKVLGVSDDPTANDAVIIKDGKLAKKDPSNTTKEISPFTGIETVKLDNNGKPTIGSDGKPETTTTSNEPKTYLEAVNDLAAAINKGFYTEGNLTATGATDTRVNHKLGSTIKIGGTSNEKLANLSGENLATSINKDGSINLLMAKTPRFDGITIGGEEGKPETGIKITQGKDGQDGEDGNTLKFTGKDQNKGVTLKGIDDIKLPSVESGKPDSSLVERLAKLENNTGSSAVGKIKFAADDEQTTQLKDNTLTINGDGKNIKTSVDGDGIVKISLNDKISFGGEGLDSKITLDKDGLKITNSDGTTGPSVTKDGINGGNKKLTNLASGLGDKTLDDIKKAIKEAENDQSKMPTEASNAATIGDLASVDSKVTNITNISNNINNIIGGNPKDKDGNPIKNKKGNDIKFVDNNGELTDDGKEALTTNAASGQDEVKNTNIIQAINNINKQGTKFFHVNSKEKPVGQIEKPKDPNDSSAGSYGGIAVGMKAEVGDNAKHAIAIGTGAQALAENTISIGYGNIVRGKNSGAIGDPSIIDSSDSYSVGNNNKMKDSATSNNFILGNNAEITSSNSVALGEGTKVTVDGGVALGSGSASNREVGKISGYDISTNAASTKTDPTWLATAGAVAVGGTDDKGKVITRQITGVAAGLEDSDAVNVAQLKAVQQISQSAQWISANNESNLPKSEAGKGNVKGYTGSNSVAIGPGSTTHIGTTQDGKPLYRENTVSVGGVTKDERGNAVLTQRTISNVADPVFKNDAVNLGYLNNRLGDVYNKLGEYKKDASAGTASAMAIGNIPQSTIPGKGMISLGSGFYDGESAMAIGLSKMSDDGKWVFKGSASYDSQEKAGAALSVGYHF from the coding sequence ATGAACAAAGCCTATAGGCATGTCTACAAAGAGGGTATCGGCTGGGTAGCTATCGCTGAAAATAGCTCATGTGTGAGTTCAAGTAAAGGCAGCGGAACAGTTACGGCTAGAAGTAAAGTTGAGGTTTTAAAAAACTTCTTTGATTTAAGAAATTCTATCGTTTTAAACAACGGTTTTTTACTAAAAGGGTTATTTGTCGCTACATTTTTTTGCGGCGGATTTGTAAATTTAAATGCAGCTGATACGAGTTATGTTTTAGATAAAAATCCAAATTTTTATCTATTAGATAAAGATACGGGTGGATACTATACACTAGACGATAATGGAAATAGAATTAATCATTCAGGTGAAAAAATAACTCAAGCAAAAGACGGAAAGTACTATTTATCCACCAATGTGGATAGTAATGGAAATTTAAATGGTTTAACTTGGAATAATAACAATAAAATTTGGACAAAAACTGTTGTGATTGAAAATAATTTTGGTGATTTAGCTGGTGGTGGCAATCTTTTAGATCATATAGATGAAAATGGTATAGTTAAAGTCTCTAATGAAAAAGGATTTTCAAACTACATTATTCCTGAAGGGACTCTTACGATTGGTGGTCATACTCTTACCATTGATGAGTTAAAAAAGTTAGATAAATACGCAATAGAAAATGATTACTATACTTCAAGTGCTACTCTTGATAAATATAAACCAAACTATTCTACTTTTGTTAAAGGTGTTTGGTATGATTTAACTAACGAACATGTGATTAAAGGGGAAGATGGTAAATATTATATAAAAAATAATGATAATAAACAATTATATTTAGCTGTAAGAGATTCTCCTATTGGGGAAAGGTTAGGGTTTTATAGGGCAGAAGATATTAAGGGATATAACAAAGAAAACCCTAATGATAAAAGCACTTGGCAAACTCAAGATATAAATGGTATTAAGGTATACTATGCTAACAGTGATAAATATAGAGCTGGTGAATTTAAGAAGGCCGCTGGTGGAAAAGGTTCAGATTTCACTTTTGAACCAAAGACTCCAACTTCTGAGAGTAGTTATGTAGATGCGGATGTTGATCGTATACACTTATTGGCTCCAAATACAACTCAAACCACAACCCCTATGTATCTAGGAAATGTTAAAAGGGGTATTTATCAAAACGACGCTGTAAATTTAGACCAACTTAGAGATTTTCTAGGCGGAAAAGGAGATGTTGATGGTATAAATGCCGATGCTAGTAAAAACGAGATAGCACAAGGAAAAATAGTCTATGATGACAAAGGCAACATATTAAATATAAACAACTCAGGCAAAAAAAATATAGTTGATTATGTGGATTTTAAGGCTTCAAAAGGAGCTTCTTATGTCTCTATAAGTTCAACCGAAGATGGCAATATAAATAGCGACGCAGCTATAGGAGAAAACTCTATAGCCATCGGACCAAATGCTAAAGAGTATACTTCTTTAAATCCTGATAAACAGAAAAATAATTCAAACAATGTAGCTCTTGGTTCTGGTTCTACTATCGGTGATAGCGATAAAGAAAAGCAAGATAAATATACCATTTCGAACTCTGTTGCCATTGGTTCTGGTACAACTGTAAAATTTGAAGGCGATGCTAAAGATATAGGTTTTGATAATGATGATCCTAAAAATATAACTATTGGATTATTTGACAATGCTACTGCCTTAGGAGCTAACTCAAAAGCTTCTCATGCAGGTGCTACCGCTCTTGGCGGAAAGTCAGTAGCCTCTGCTAAAGGAAGCGTGGCACTTGGCTTAGACTCAGTGGCTGATAGAGGTTCGTTAAATGGGCTTGATTTTGATAGTGGTCTAAAAAAAGATGCCTTGCTTGGTCTTGAAAAAAACAACGCTGGGTATGACAATATAAAAGCTACTCTCCAAAACACAGAAGGTGCTGTGTCTGTTGGAGGAAGCTACTATAAGGCAACTTACCATAAAGAAGCTCAGTTTTACTATATAATTGGTGATGATGGGGAAACAGAAATATTAAGTGATGAATTTGGTAATCCATCTAAGTTTATCGGGGGCGAATTAGTAAAATTAGAACTTGATAAAGACGGCAATCCTACAAATGGTAGTTTTCAGGATCTTCTTGGTCAAGATTTGACTACAGGCGTGAAACCCAAAAAATCAGATGTTACTCGCCAAATCACAAATGTCGCAGCTGGTAGCAAAGACTCAGACGCAGTCAATGTCGCTCAACTAAAAGCCGTCCAATCACAAGGCTTTTACACTCAAGCAAATTTGACAGATGCTACTGCTACTAAAGTAACAGACAACAAAGTTCATCACAATCTAGGTGGCATTGTAAAAGTAGTCGGAGATTCAACTGAAACAAATTTAGAAAATTTAAGTGGTGAAAATTTATCTACTTCAATAAAAAGTGACGGAAGTATAAATTTACTTATGAGTAAAGCTCCAAAATTTGATGAAGTAAAAGTGGGTGCAACTAATCCTATAGCTATCAAAAAAGATGGAGATAATCTTAAATTTGAAGGCACTAATGGCGGAAAAGTAAATTTAACTAACATTAATGATATTAGTCTTGAAGGTCATGAATCTCTAATAGCAACGCTTAATAAAATAGGCACAGGTGGCTCAACAGCTTCAGACATAAAATACTTCTCAGTAAATTCAACTGAAGCTGGTAATAAAGACAATAAAGGAGCTACAGCTACAAACTCCATCGCCATTGGGCCAAATGCACAAGCTAAAAATGAAAATACCATATCTATAGGAAATAGTGCTGGAAAAGACACTGAAGATAAACTAGGTAGCTCTATTTTCATAGGTGAAAATGCTGGTCAAAATCTAAAAGGTTATCAAAATGTTAATATGTCATATCCTAAGCCTGGTATGAATTCAGCAGGAGCTATAGCTATAGGTAAAAATTCAGGTAGAAATTCTCTCGGAGATAGAAATTTATTTTTAGGTGCAAGCTCAGGAGCAAAACATACAGGTTCTCAAAATATCTTCATAGGTGATGGAGCTAAACCAATAGGGAAAGAATTTACTGACAATAGAACAGAGAGCTATAAGCCTGACGAAATGGCAACTTATGGCAATAGAAACATCATCATAGGAAACCAGCACATTACTTCAAGTGATCTTTTTCCAAAAGATGGTGGTAACTATATAGATGACACTATCTCTATAGGAACACTATCAAAAGCAACTGGCCAAAAAGGCATAGCTATAGGTTCTACTAATGTCAATAACCACCATGGTGCTCAAGCATTTGGAGAGTCATCTATAGCTATAGGTTCTGCATTTGGAACTAATTATTCTGGTGCTAAGTCATTAGGAGATCAATCAGTGGCTATAGGTGCAGGTTCTTTATCTAATGAAAAAAGCTCTATCGCTATAGGAGCAGGGGCAGAAGCAACCAAAAATGGCTCTATTGCTCTTGGTGCAAATTCTACTGCTAGTAGAGGTCAATTAACAAGTGAAGATAAAAACGATGTTTATCTATATGACGACGAAGATGTTGCAAATACCGTAAGAACAACAGCAGGTGCTGTTTCTGTTGGTGTAGATAATGGAACAACAAAAGATAGGCGTACTGATAAATCAAAACCTGTGTATAACACTAAACGCCAAATCACAAATGTCGCAGCAGGTAGCGAGGACTCAGATGCGGTCAATGTCGCTCAGCTTAAAGCTGCTGCGGGTTTTATGCCAGAGCTATTAAAACTCTTAGGGGTAACTGATAAAAAATATGATGAAAAAAGTGGTGATGTATGGGATGATAATTCCTACAATGCGCAAAAAAAAGAAAAAATCTCTATAGATCCAGATGGAAAACTTACTAAATTAACACTTGGCGAAATGCCAACAGAAGAAGAGATTGAGAATGGTCCAGATGATGGCGTTAAGGTTGATTACAAAAAATCATCTCCATTTGATTCTATTAAAACGGCTGCTAAACCTGACGGTGATACAGCACCTAAAACACTATTTACCACTATAAACGATGCGATCGGCGCTATAAACGAGGGTTTTTATACACAAGCAAATTTATCAACATCTGAAGCTCTTGCTGCTAGTGTGAAGGATAGTAAAGTTAAACACTATCTTGGCTCAACTATAAAAGTGGGTGGAGATTATAAAGTTCCAGTAGGTAAAAAAGCAAGTGATCTCTTAAGCGGTGAAAATTTAGCTACTTCTATAGATGAAAATGGCAATATAAATTTACTAATGGCAAAAACCCCTAAATTCAATGATATCTCTATATCTGAAAATGGCGATGGAACAGGTGATTATGTAAATTTAACTAACTGGCTTAAAAATATTGAAAATAAAGCAGGTAGTGGTTCGGATATAAAATACTTCTCTGTAAAATCAAATGAAGTTGGAAATAAAAATAACAATGGAGCTAGCGGTATAGACTCAATAGCCATCGGACCAAATGCTAAAGCAACTGCTCAAAATGTAGTTTCTATCGGAGAAAGTGCTGGTTCTGGGGTATTGAGTAATCATGCTGGTGGTTCAGTATTTATTGGAAAAAGGGCTGGTTTTGGATCAAGTATTATAGACCCACAAGGTGCTAAAAACTGGGGAAGTGTTTATATCGGTCAAGATGCAGGAGCTAATGCAAAAGGAGATGGAAACTTATATCTTGGATCAAACACAGGATATAAACACCAAGGTTCTCAAAATATTTTCTTAGGTGATGCTGCTAGAAATTTAAAAGATGACGAGTTTTTTGGTGATGAAGATCTATACACTAAAGGCAATAGAAATATAGCAATAGGAACACAATATATACATAATCTTGATAAGATTGAAAAATCAAAAGGAACAATTAATGATGTGATAACCATAGGAACTGGTGCTAGAGCAAATGCTAATAATGGTATAGCAATAGGTTCTGGAGTGGAATATGAACAAATAAATGAAAATGATATAGACTACATAGGTACTGCCGCTGTTGCTGAAAACTCTATCGCAATAGGCAGTGCAGTTATAACAAAAAAAGGTTCAAACAATAGTGTTTCTTTTGGTTATAAAAGTGCAGTAGAAGAAAATATGGCTGATGCAGTTGCCCTTGGTTCATACTCTGTAGCTAATAGAGGTGCTTTAAACACTCCAGAACTACAAAAAGGAGTTTTTTTAGGTGGTGATTCTGTGGTTTATAGAACCGCACAAAATACAAAAGGTGCGATATCGGTTGGTTTTAATGATGGTAAGTTTGGTTCAGATAACTTTAATCGTCAAATCACAAATGTAGCAGCTGGTACAAAAAACGAAGATGCAGTAAATGTCGCTCAACTTAAAGCTGTCGTTCATAGTGTCGCTTCGGTTACAGGTGTGCCAGAAATTGAAGATGGCGTTTTAGGAATGCGTGAATTTGATTTTCTAAAAAATCAAATAGGTGTTACATCAAAAGTACCACTTGGGAGTGCTATAGATATTCTTGCTGGACAAGTCTTTTTAGATAAAGATAGGTTAGATGGCTTTGACACAAATGGTTTATTTAGCGTTTCCAATAATGGCAGCGATAAACAAGCTATAAAGCCAAATGGAGAAGTTAAATTTGCAGGTGATGACAATATTGCTTTAAGCGTTGTACAAGATGGTGAAAAAGGTGCAAAAGTATCTTACTCTCTAAATAGTGAACTTAAAAATATCACTAAAATTAAAAATGGCAATGATGAATTTACATTTGATAAAGGTAAAGATACTAGTGTAGTTAAAAAATCAGATCTTAATAACTATGTAACTTCTGGTCAAGACAAAACAGCTAAAGTTGCAGTAAAAGGGAAAGGTTTAAGTATTACAAATGATTCAGCCACAGAAAAAATCTCTCCAACTTATACACTGTCTTTAAATGAAGATGAAGTTAAAGAAATAGCTGGCACTAAAGACCTTGATAGGACAATAGAAGGTATTAATACAAATCTAGGTAAAAAAGCTGACTTGGATGCTGGAAATTTAAAAGATGCTGATGTTACTAGTTGGAAAAATAAACTTGGCGTTTCTGATTTAGATACCACTATAAACAACTTTAAAGATAAAGGTATGTTTAAAGTATCTACAAATGGTAGTAATCCTGTTGATATTAAAGCAGGAGATATTGTAGATTTTACAGCTGGTAATTCATTAGGCGATGAAAATTTAGTAGTTTCACATAATGGTGCAAAAATTAACTATACTCTAAATAGTGAACTTAAAAACATCAAATCTATAGGTGGAGAAGGCAAAACAATCACATTTAAACAAGAAGGTGTAGATTTTGGTGGTTCATCATTAAAAAATATTGCGCCAGGTCAAGGTGATAACGATGCTGTAACCAAAGCTCAACTAGATAATGCAATACGTAATCCACAAAATGTCGTAAAAGTTGATTCAAATTCACCTTTAGCATTTGTTCTGAAAGATGAAGATGGAAATTATAAACAACTTTTCAGAAAAGAAGATCCTACTGATCATAAAATGAAATTCTTTGATGGCAAAGAAGATACCGCAAAAGCAATTACAGATGGAAACGGAAACTTTACAGCAGATAGTGGAATGGGAGAAAGAAAAATAAAAGAAGATGAAATCATCATCTCTACTATAGATCCTAGAAATGGTACAGTTGCTGGATCGACAAAAATACAAAATGTAAAAAATGGAACAATAGATACAAATAGTCTAGAAGCCATCAATGGTTCCCAACTACACGCTTTAAATAGCAAAATAGCTGAAATTTTAGGTGGTGATTCGAAAGTGGATAAAGATGGAAATTTACAAAACCCAACTTATAAAATCACAAATCAAGATGGCACAACAAAAGATGCAGCAACCATAGGTGATGCTATAAAAGAGTTAAATTCATTTAATAATAGCTTAGCAACAAAAGGTTTATTTACTGTTTCAGACAAAGAAGATTCTAAACAGGCAATAAAACCAAATTATGATGTTAAATTTTTAGCTGGAGATAATCTAACAACCAAAGTTGAAGCAAACGGAGATAAAGGTGCTAAAATAACTTACTCTCTAAATAAAGCTTTAACTGGCATCGAAAGCATCACAGGTGATAAAAATGCAAATGGTGGTAAGGGGCTTATAGTTAAAAATGATGGCGGAAAGGAATTTACTTTTGGTGATGGCAATAAAGATAGTGATGTTATCACTAAAAGCCAACTTAATAAAGTTAAAGATGGTAATGACGAAAATACCAAAGAAATCAAGAAAGTTCTAGGTGTAAGCGATGATCCAACTGCAAATGATTCAGTTATTATAAAAGATGGTAAGCTTGCTAAAAAAGATCCTAGTAACACAACCAAAGAAATTTCTCCATTTACAGGCATAGAGACAGTTAAGCTTGATAATAATGGTAAACCAACTATAGGTAGTGATGGCAAACCTGAAACTACAACAACATCTAATGAGCCAAAAACATATCTTGAAGCTGTAAATGATCTAGCTGCTGCTATAAATAAAGGCTTCTATACTGAAGGAAATTTAACAGCTACTGGTGCAACAGATACTAGAGTTAATCACAAACTTGGTTCAACTATAAAAATAGGTGGTACTTCAAATGAAGAATTAGCAAATTTAAGTGGTGAAAATCTAGCTACTTCTATAAATAAAGATGGAAGTATAAATTTACTAATGGCAAAAACCCCAAGATTTGATGGAATAACAATCGGTGGAGAAGAAGGAAAACCAGAAACTGGTATAAAAATCACTCAAGGTAAAGATGGTCAAGACGGTGAAGATGGAAATACACTTAAATTTACTGGTAAAGATCAAAATAAAGGTGTAACATTAAAAGGTATTGATGGCATCAATGGAAAAGATGGAAAAGATCTACTAGCATCATCAAGTGATGATATAAGAAAAGTTCTAGGTGTAAGCGATGATCCAACTGCAAATGATGCAGTTATTATAAAAGATGGCAAACTTGCTAAAAAAGATCCTAGTAACACAACCAAAGAAATTTCTCCATTTACAGGTATAGAGACAGTTAAGCTTGATAATAATGGTAAACCAACTATAGGCAGTGATGGCAAACCTGAAACTACAACAACATCTAATGAGCCAAAAACATATCTTGAAGCTGTAAATGATCTAGCTGCTGCTATAAATAAAGGCTTCTATACTGAAGGAAATTTAACAGCTACTGGTGCAACAGATACTAGAGTTAATCACAAACTTGGTTCAACTATAAAAATAGGTGGTACTTCAAATGAGAAATTAGCAAATTTAAGTGGTGAAAATCTAGCTACTTCTATAAATAAAGATGGAAGTATAAATTTACTAATGGCAAAAACCCCAAGATTTGATGGAATAACAATCGGTGGAGAAGAAGGAAAACCAGAAACTGGTATAAAAATCACTCAAGGTAAAGATGGTCAAGACGGTGAAGATGGAAATACACTTAAATTTACTGGTAAAGATCAAAATAAAGGTGTAACATTAAAAGGTATTGATGATATTAAACTTCCATCAGTAGAAAGTGGTAAACCAGATTCATCTTTAGTTGAAAGACTTGCAAAGCTTGAAAACAATACAGGATCTTCAGCTGTTGGTAAAATCAAATTTGCAGCAGATGATGAACAGACAACACAACTTAAAGATAACACACTTACCATAAATGGTGATGGTAAAAATATCAAAACTTCAGTAGATGGTGATGGTATCGTAAAAATATCACTTAATGATAAAATATCTTTCGGTGGTGAAGGTTTGGATTCAAAAATCACACTTGATAAAGATGGTTTAAAAATTACAAATTCAGATGGTACAACTGGTCCTAGCGTAACAAAAGATGGCATCAATGGTGGCAATAAAAAACTTACAAATTTAGCAAGTGGATTGGGTGATAAAACACTAGATGATATCAAAAAAGCAATTAAAGAAGCTGAAAATGATCAGTCTAAAATGCCTACTGAAGCAAGTAATGCTGCAACTATTGGTGATTTAGCTAGTGTTGATAGTAAAGTCACAAATATCACAAATATATCAAATAATATCAACAACATTATAGGTGGAAATCCAAAAGATAAAGATGGAAACCCAATAAAAAATAAAAAGGGTAATGATATTAAATTTGTTGATAATAATGGTGAGTTAACTGATGATGGAAAAGAAGCCCTAACTACAAACGCAGCTTCAGGTCAAGATGAAGTTAAAAATACTAACATTATTCAAGCTATCAATAATATTAACAAGCAAGGAACAAAATTCTTCCATGTTAATAGTAAAGAAAAACCAGTTGGTCAAATAGAAAAACCAAAAGATCCAAACGATTCAAGTGCTGGATCATATGGCGGTATAGCAGTTGGTATGAAAGCAGAAGTTGGAGATAATGCTAAACATGCTATCGCTATAGGAACTGGTGCTCAGGCCCTAGCTGAAAATACTATATCGATAGGATATGGCAACATAGTCAGGGGTAAAAACTCAGGTGCTATAGGTGATCCAAGCATAATAGATTCTAGTGATTCTTACTCGGTTGGTAATAACAATAAAATGAAAGACTCGGCTACTTCTAATAACTTTATCTTAGGAAACAATGCTGAGATTACATCATCAAACTCTGTTGCATTAGGCGAGGGTACAAAAGTTACTGTTGATGGTGGTGTAGCTCTTGGTTCTGGTTCAGCTTCTAATAGAGAAGTTGGTAAAATATCAGGATATGACATAAGTACGAATGCGGCATCCACAAAAACAGATCCTACTTGGTTGGCAACTGCTGGTGCAGTAGCTGTTGGTGGAACAGATGATAAAGGAAAAGTTATTACTCGTCAAATCACAGGTGTAGCTGCAGGTTTAGAAGATTCTGATGCGGTCAACGTCGCTCAACTTAAAGCTGTTCAACAAATCAGTCAAAGTGCTCAATGGATAAGTGCAAATAATGAAAGTAACTTACCAAAATCAGAAGCAGGAAAAGGCAATGTAAAAGGCTATACAGGTAGTAACTCAGTAGCTATAGGGCCAGGATCAACTACTCATATAGGTACCACACAAGATGGTAAACCTCTATATAGAGAAAACACAGTCTCAGTTGGTGGAGTAACCAAAGATGAGAGAGGTAATGCAGTTCTAACCCAAAGAACTATAAGCAATGTAGCAGATCCAGTATTTAAAAATGATGCTGTAAATTTAGGATATTTAAACAATCGTCTAGGCGATGTTTACAACAAACTTGGCGAGTATAAAAAAGATGCAAGTGCTGGAACAGCATCTGCTATGGCTATAGGAAATATACCGCAATCAACAATTCCTGGAAAAGGCATGATAAGTTTAGGCAGTGGCTTCTATGATGGGGAGTCTGCTATGGCTATAGGCTTATCAAAAATGAGCGATGATGGCAAGTGGGTATTTAAAGGAAGTGCAAGTTATGACTCACAAGAAAAGGCTGGAGCTGCACTATCAGTGGGCTACCATTTCTAA